A window of Microbispora hainanensis genomic DNA:
AGATCACCAGCGACTGTGTGCGGGAGGGCAGTTCGTGCGGCAGGCCACCCTGGTCGGAGGGCAGGAGCGAGATGAGTGCCTTTGCCTGGACGGTCATGGAGACCACCAACTTTCCCGCGTCAATTGCACGGCATCATGTGCACGGCATCGTTTGCACCGCATCGTTTGCACTGTGCAACGTTCGCTCCGGCCGATTGCTTCCCGGGGCTCACCCTCCAGTGTGCGCCGCGGGTGCGGTCGAGCCGCGCACCACCAGCTCCGTCGCGAGCTCGACGTGATGCGACTCGACCTGCTCCCCGGCCGCCAGGCGCAGCGCCGTACGGACCGCGACGGCGCCCATCTCCCGCAGCGGCTGCCGCACGGTGGTCAGGGGCGGCGAGGCCATCCGGGCGATCTGCGTGTCGTCGAAGCCCACGATGCTGAGGTCATCGGGCACGCGCAGCCCCCGGGCCCGGGCCGCTTCGAGCACGCCCAGCGCGATGTCGTCGCAGCCCGCGAAGATCGCCGTGGGCGCCTCCGGCAGGTCGAGCAGGGCCGCCCCGCCCGTCACGCCGTCGTGGTAGTGGAAGGTTCCGGCCCGCGCGTACCCGGGCAGGACGGGCGCGCCCGCGGCCTCCATCGCGGCCCGATAGCCGTGCAGCCGGGCCTGGTTGCAGGCCGCGGTGGCCGGGCCGCCCAGATAGGCGACGCGCCGGTGACCGAGCGCGAGCAGGTGCTGCGTCGCGGCCATGCCACCGGCGAAGTTCGTCGAGCCGACGCTGGTCACCCGGGCCCTCGGCAGGTTCAGCGGGTCGATCACGACGAGGGGCAGCCGCGCCCGGGCCAGGGCGGTGAGCTGCACGGCGGTCAGCTCGCCGGTGACGGCGACCAGCGCCCGGCGTCCGGCCGCGACCAGGTCACGCGCCCACCCTCCCGTGCGGTCGGCGTCGCGCCGGATGCTCACCACCACGGCCACGTCGAGATCGGCCCCGGCCTGCACCGCGCCCTGGACGATCTCGGTGGAGTACGCGTTGAGGTCCGCGTCGAACTCCACCTCGATCGTGTCGGGCGCGGTATCGCCCCGGCGCTGCGGCGGCGCGATGTAGTTGTGCTGCGCCAGCAGCGACAGCACCAGGGAACGCGTCTCCGGCGCGACGTCGCTGCGGCCGTTGAGCACCTTCGACACGGTCGCGACCGACACCCCCGCCGAGGCCGCGACCGTGGCGAGTGTGGCCCGCCTACGACTGGGCGGCATCTGTTCCTCCCTGATCGGGGCTCTCGGCCGGTCGCACGTCCACGGGGGTGACGAGCCGCCGCTCGTGGCCGACGTGGCGCAGCGGGCCGGTCAGCCGCACCCGGCCCCGGCACGGCAGGTCCGACGCGGAGGTGCCGACGTAGACGTCGATGTCCCCGGGCTCGACGATCCGCCGCAGGTCGCGGCCGGTGAAGGCGGTCCTGTCCGCGTGCACGGTGAAGGTCGCCCGCGCGCTCTCGCCGGGTGCGAGCCGCACCCGGGCGAACCCGGCGAGCTGCCGCATCGGCCGGGTCACCTGCGCGAGCACGTCGTGCAGGTAGAGCTGGACGACCTCCTCGCCCGCCCGCTCGCCGGTGTTGCGCACCCGCACCGACACGGTGAACTCCCCGTCGGTGGGCACCTCCTCGCCATCGATCTCCAGGTCGCCGATCTCGAAGGTGGTGTAGGACGCGCCGTAGCCGAACGGGAACAGCGGGGTCGGGTCGATGTTGCTGATGCCGTGGCTGTCGGAGCCCAGCGGCGGCTGCAGGTAGGTGCCCGGCTGCCCGCCCGGGGTCCGCGGGATCTGCACCGGCAGCTTCCCGCTGGGCTGCACGCGGCCGGACAGGACGCCGGCGATGGCCGCCCCGCCCTCCTCGCCCGGCATGAACGCCTGGACGAGCGCGGCCGCCCCCTCGCTGACCCGCCCCAGCGCGTACGGCCGGCCCGACACCACGACCACCACGACCGGCGTGCCGGTGGCGGCCAGCTCGACCAGCAGGTCCTCCTGGACTCCCGGCAGCCTCAGGTCCTCGGCGTCGCAGCCCTCGCCCGAGGTGCCCTGCCCGAACAGCCCGGCGAGGTCGCCGACGACGGCCACGCACAGGTCGGACTCACGGGCG
This region includes:
- a CDS encoding LacI family DNA-binding transcriptional regulator — its product is MPPSRRRATLATVAASAGVSVATVSKVLNGRSDVAPETRSLVLSLLAQHNYIAPPQRRGDTAPDTIEVEFDADLNAYSTEIVQGAVQAGADLDVAVVVSIRRDADRTGGWARDLVAAGRRALVAVTGELTAVQLTALARARLPLVVIDPLNLPRARVTSVGSTNFAGGMAATQHLLALGHRRVAYLGGPATAACNQARLHGYRAAMEAAGAPVLPGYARAGTFHYHDGVTGGAALLDLPEAPTAIFAGCDDIALGVLEAARARGLRVPDDLSIVGFDDTQIARMASPPLTTVRQPLREMGAVAVRTALRLAAGEQVESHHVELATELVVRGSTAPAAHTGG